Genomic segment of Microbacterium sp. BH-3-3-3:
AGGACAGCGTCGCGAAGGCGCCGTTCGCCATGCCGGCGTACCAGTCGGTCGACCACTGCTCGAAGTGCGCCGACTGCGTCTTGGCGGCGTCGAGGGTCATTCCGTAGATCTTCTTGACGTCGGGGTTGGTGGTGGCGGTGATCTCGCCCGAGTCGGGGTTCTCGTAGGCCGCTTCGACCTGGTTGATCATGCCCTGGTAGACGCTGCCGGCCGAGTCGAAGAACGGCTTGCCGGTGGCGGCGACGTACTTGTCGCCCATCTCGAAGTAGGTCGACCAGTCGCCCTCGAGGGCGGCGGCCACCTCGGCCGGGTCGGAGGGAAGCCCGGCCGCTTCGAACAGGTCGGCGCGGTAGCAGATGGCCTCGGGGCCGATGTCGGTGCCGTACCCGATCAGGTTGCCCGAGGCATCGGTGGCGGCCTTGACCTTCCAGTCCAGCCAGCGGCTCTGCAGGTCCTGGGGAACGGGTGCCAGCAGGTCGGAGTACTTCATGACCTCGGGCAGCCAGTCGACCTCGATGGCTTCGATGTCCGCCAGGCCTGACTTGCCGAGCTTCTGGAAGTAGTTGGCGCGGGCGTCGTTCGACTTGGCCGCGCGGTTGTGCACGATCTTCACGTTCGGGTGCTCGGCCGTGTAGGCGTTGAGCAGCTCGTCGGTGTAGCCGAAGTCGTTGAACGTGGCGACGGTGAGGGTCACCTCTTCGTCACCACCGCCCGCGGCGGTTCCCCCGCCACCGGAGCAACCGGCGAGCACGAGGGCGGAGGTGGAGGCGACGGCGGCGATGAGCGCGGTCCGGCGCAGGGCACGAGAATTCACAGATCACTCCTTTGTGGTGGGTGCTGACCGGTAGCGCTGGTGTTCCCCCGCAACCTCACGTGGGAGCGCTCTCAACCGATCGAAGTCGACGATATGGGATCGCTCCCACGACGTCAAGGGAGCGCTCCCACATTCGTTGCGGTCCGGCCGGGAGCCGACGACCCCGAGCTCGGTCCACCCGGTGCGATCCCCGCGCGCGCGGTCGCTCCGCGCGAGGCGGGGATGCCGAGCCCGAGCGTCGTAGACTGGCATCCACAACGCCACCCGACTTCTGGAGCTGCAGTGCCCACCATCGTCGTCGACGTCATGCCCAAGGCCGAGCTTCTCGACCCGCAGGGGAAGGCCGTCGCCGGCGCCCTGTCGCGGCTCGGCGAGAACCGCTTCTCGGACGTGCGCATCGGAAAGCGCTTCGAACTCACCGTCGAGGGAGAGGTCGACGAGGCCACCCTCGCCCGCGCCCGCGAGCTGGCCGACGAGATGCTCTCGAACGCGGTCATCGAAGACGTCGTGAACATCGAGGTCGTCGAGTGACGGCTCGCATCGGGGTCATCACGTTCCCCGGCTCGCTCGACGATCGCGACGCGCAGCGCGCCATCCGCCTCGCGGGCGGCGAGCCCGTCG
This window contains:
- a CDS encoding ABC transporter substrate-binding protein — its product is MNSRALRRTALIAAVASTSALVLAGCSGGGGTAAGGGDEEVTLTVATFNDFGYTDELLNAYTAEHPNVKIVHNRAAKSNDARANYFQKLGKSGLADIEAIEVDWLPEVMKYSDLLAPVPQDLQSRWLDWKVKAATDASGNLIGYGTDIGPEAICYRADLFEAAGLPSDPAEVAAALEGDWSTYFEMGDKYVAATGKPFFDSAGSVYQGMINQVEAAYENPDSGEITATTNPDVKKIYGMTLDAAKTQSAHFEQWSTDWYAGMANGAFATLSCPGWMLTQIEGNAPEVAGWKIADTFPNGGGNWGGSYLTVPGNGAHVAEAQALADWLTSPEQQVKFFQQAGTFPSQVDALKAPELLASTNAYFGDAPIGEIFTKRAEAVSVTPFKGEYYFQVNDAMQKALTRVESNTQDAQTSWDQWVSQVDAIG
- the purS gene encoding phosphoribosylformylglycinamidine synthase subunit PurS, producing the protein MPTIVVDVMPKAELLDPQGKAVAGALSRLGENRFSDVRIGKRFELTVEGEVDEATLARARELADEMLSNAVIEDVVNIEVVE